One genomic window of Streptomyces sp. NBC_01498 includes the following:
- a CDS encoding pyridoxamine 5'-phosphate oxidase family protein, whose translation MREHQEPAPKQPADTRLDARYSHPAAVADGWADAVDRLAAAEIFWLSTVRPDGRPHVTPLLTVWWRDTLWFSSGERERKVLNLRANPEVVLTTGTNALVGGQDLVVEGTAVRESDDARLRELAALWELKYGPEWRFEVRDGAFVGAGGTVPVFGVVPRTAFGFTKDPYSQTRWRFD comes from the coding sequence GTGAGGGAGCACCAGGAACCCGCGCCGAAGCAGCCGGCCGACACGCGTCTGGACGCCCGTTACAGCCACCCGGCGGCGGTCGCCGACGGCTGGGCGGACGCGGTGGACCGGCTGGCGGCGGCGGAGATCTTCTGGCTGTCGACGGTTCGCCCCGACGGCCGCCCGCATGTCACCCCGCTGCTGACGGTCTGGTGGCGGGACACCCTGTGGTTCAGCTCGGGCGAGCGGGAGCGGAAGGTGCTGAATCTCCGGGCCAACCCGGAGGTGGTCCTGACCACCGGCACGAACGCGCTCGTCGGCGGCCAGGACCTGGTGGTCGAGGGCACGGCGGTCCGCGAGAGCGACGACGCGCGGCTGCGCGAGCTTGCGGCCCTGTGGGAGCTGAAGTACGGCCCGGAGTGGCGCTTCGAGGTGCGGGACGGCGCGTTCGTGGGGGCCGGCGGCACGGTGCCGGTCTTCGGTGTCGTCCCCCGTACGGCCTTCGGCTTCACGAAGGACCCGTACAGCCAGACGCGCTGGCGCTTCGACTGA
- a CDS encoding bifunctional [glutamine synthetase] adenylyltransferase/[glutamine synthetase]-adenylyl-L-tyrosine phosphorylase has protein sequence MTVQGRRSSTFTRLLRHGFTDPSAAGRLLDLPELATVRTDPVLLDALGSTADPDLALRGFVRLVEAQGDDDRRLLLDTVLAAKPLRDRLLGVLGASEALGDHLARHPADWQVLVTYESADLHPGVAEFEAGLAEAHDVDSLRVAYRRCLLSLAARDVRGTTDVAQTAAELADLATATLRAALAIARAATPEDAAACRLAVVALGKCGGQELNYVSDVDVIFVGEPAHPHAPSHDTTAKGAGGTAPNADAAAQEAADASKAEAEAVRAATRLAAHMMRICSETTAEGTIWPVDANLRPEGRNGPLVRTLSSHLAYYQRWAKTWEFQALLKARPVAGDLALGQDYVAAVAPMVWQAADRENFVPDVQKMRRRVVDNIPVGQVERELKLGPGGLRDVEFAVQLLQLVHGRSDTSLRSGTTLVALRALAAGGYVGRTDAAQLDEAYRFLRSMEHHIQLFRLRRTHLVPDDEADLRRLGRSLGLRTEPVTELTRAWKRHAAMVRRLHEKIFYRPLLDAVAQLAPGEIRLSTKAAGQRLEALGYADPVAALRHLEALSSGVSRKAAIQRTLLPVLLGWFADSADPDAGLLGFRKVSDALGKTPWYLRLLRDEGAAAENLARVLSAGRLAPDLLMRAPEAVAILGDPGGLRPRGREHLEQEVLAAVGRAETAETAVAVTRGVRRRELFRTAAADIIGSYGTEENPAEEDPGELVDRVGRAVTDLNSATLAGALRAAVRQSWGDTLPARFAVVGMGRFGGHEQGYGSDADVLFVYEPREGVEEQEASRAAATVVSEMRRLLQIPTADPPLMIDADLRPEGKSGPLARTLASYAAYYRRWSLGWESQALLRAEPMAGDADLGRDFIGLIDPLRYPDGGLSDAAVREIRRLKARMETERMPRGADPTLHTKLGRGGLSDVEWTVQLIQMRHAWEVPGLRTTRTREALAAAHTAGLIRTEHAQILDEAWVLATRVRNGVMLVRGRAGDTFPSDGRELAAMGRYLGYGPGPATPGPNPYNGHSGDMIDDYRRTTRRARAVMEELFYGGVV, from the coding sequence ATGACGGTGCAGGGACGCAGGAGCAGTACCTTCACCCGCCTGCTCCGGCACGGCTTCACCGATCCGTCCGCGGCCGGGCGGCTGCTCGACCTGCCCGAGCTGGCGACGGTGCGCACGGACCCCGTCCTCCTCGACGCGCTCGGCTCCACCGCCGACCCCGACCTCGCGCTGCGCGGCTTCGTCCGGCTGGTCGAGGCACAGGGCGACGACGACCGCCGGCTGCTGCTCGACACGGTGCTCGCGGCGAAACCGCTGCGCGACCGGCTGCTCGGGGTGCTCGGGGCGTCCGAGGCGCTCGGCGACCATCTGGCCCGGCACCCCGCCGACTGGCAGGTGCTCGTCACCTACGAGTCGGCCGATCTGCACCCCGGCGTGGCCGAGTTCGAGGCCGGGCTCGCCGAGGCCCACGACGTCGACAGCCTGCGCGTCGCCTACCGCCGCTGTCTGCTCTCCCTCGCCGCCCGCGACGTCCGAGGCACCACCGACGTCGCCCAGACCGCCGCCGAACTCGCCGACCTGGCCACCGCCACGCTGCGCGCCGCGCTCGCCATCGCCCGCGCCGCCACCCCCGAGGACGCGGCGGCGTGCCGGCTCGCGGTCGTGGCGCTCGGCAAGTGCGGCGGGCAGGAGCTGAATTACGTCTCCGACGTCGACGTCATCTTCGTCGGCGAACCGGCCCACCCGCACGCCCCCTCGCACGACACCACCGCCAAGGGCGCAGGCGGGACCGCCCCAAACGCCGACGCCGCCGCCCAGGAGGCCGCCGACGCGTCGAAGGCCGAGGCCGAGGCCGTCCGCGCCGCCACCCGGCTCGCCGCCCACATGATGCGGATCTGCTCCGAGACGACCGCCGAGGGCACCATCTGGCCCGTGGACGCCAATCTGCGCCCCGAGGGCCGCAACGGGCCCCTCGTCCGCACCCTCTCCAGCCATCTCGCCTACTACCAGCGCTGGGCCAAGACCTGGGAGTTCCAGGCCCTGCTCAAGGCCCGCCCCGTCGCCGGGGACCTCGCGCTCGGCCAGGACTACGTGGCCGCCGTCGCCCCCATGGTCTGGCAGGCCGCCGACCGCGAGAACTTCGTGCCCGACGTGCAGAAGATGCGCCGCCGGGTCGTCGACAACATTCCCGTCGGCCAGGTCGAACGCGAACTGAAACTCGGCCCCGGCGGACTGCGGGACGTCGAATTCGCCGTGCAGCTCCTCCAGTTGGTGCACGGCCGCAGCGACACGTCACTGCGCAGCGGCACCACCCTCGTCGCCCTGCGCGCCCTCGCCGCCGGCGGTTACGTCGGCCGGACCGACGCGGCCCAGCTGGACGAGGCGTACCGCTTCCTGCGCTCCATGGAGCACCACATCCAGCTGTTCCGGCTGCGGCGCACCCATCTGGTGCCCGACGACGAGGCCGATCTGCGCCGTCTCGGCCGCTCGCTGGGGCTGCGGACCGAACCGGTCACCGAACTGACCCGGGCCTGGAAACGGCACGCCGCGATGGTCCGGCGGCTCCACGAGAAGATCTTCTACCGGCCGCTCCTCGACGCCGTCGCCCAGCTCGCCCCCGGCGAGATCCGGCTCAGCACGAAGGCGGCCGGCCAGCGGCTGGAGGCCCTCGGCTACGCGGACCCGGTGGCCGCGCTGCGGCACCTGGAGGCCCTGTCGTCCGGCGTCAGCCGCAAGGCCGCCATCCAACGGACCCTGCTGCCCGTGCTGTTGGGCTGGTTCGCGGACTCCGCCGACCCGGACGCCGGACTGCTCGGCTTCCGCAAGGTCTCCGACGCCCTCGGCAAGACCCCCTGGTATCTGCGGCTGCTCAGGGACGAGGGCGCGGCGGCCGAGAATCTGGCCCGGGTGCTGTCGGCGGGCCGGCTCGCCCCCGACCTGCTGATGCGCGCCCCGGAGGCCGTCGCCATCCTCGGCGACCCGGGCGGTCTGCGCCCGCGCGGCCGGGAACACCTGGAGCAGGAGGTGCTGGCCGCCGTCGGACGGGCCGAGACCGCCGAGACCGCCGTCGCCGTCACCCGCGGGGTGCGCCGCCGCGAACTGTTCCGGACCGCCGCCGCCGACATCATCGGCTCGTACGGCACCGAGGAGAACCCCGCCGAGGAGGATCCCGGCGAACTGGTCGACCGGGTCGGCCGGGCCGTCACCGACCTCAACTCCGCGACCCTGGCAGGGGCGTTGCGCGCCGCCGTACGGCAGAGCTGGGGCGACACCCTGCCCGCCAGGTTCGCCGTCGTCGGCATGGGCCGCTTCGGCGGCCACGAGCAGGGCTACGGCTCCGACGCGGACGTCCTGTTCGTGTACGAGCCCCGCGAGGGCGTCGAGGAACAGGAGGCGTCACGGGCCGCCGCCACCGTCGTCTCCGAGATGCGCCGGCTCCTCCAGATTCCCACGGCCGACCCGCCGTTGATGATCGACGCCGATCTGCGCCCGGAGGGCAAGAGCGGCCCGCTGGCCCGCACCCTCGCCTCGTACGCCGCCTACTACCGCCGCTGGTCGCTGGGTTGGGAGAGCCAGGCCCTGTTGCGCGCCGAGCCGATGGCCGGGGACGCGGACCTGGGCCGTGACTTCATCGGGCTGATCGACCCGCTGCGCTATCCCGACGGGGGCCTGAGCGACGCCGCTGTACGGGAGATCCGCCGGCTCAAGGCCCGGATGGAGACCGAGCGGATGCCGCGCGGCGCCGACCCCACCCTGCACACCAAACTGGGCCGGGGCGGGCTCTCGGACGTCGAGTGGACGGTGCAGCTGATCCAGATGCGGCACGCCTGGGAGGTGCCGGGCCTGCGCACCACCCGGACCCGCGAGGCACTGGCCGCCGCGCACACCGCGGGCCTGATCCGCACGGAGCACGCCCAGATCCTCGACGAGGCCTGGGTACTGGCGACCCGGGTGCGCAACGGCGTGATGCTGGTACGCGGCAGGGCGGGCGACACCTTCCCCTCGGACGGCCGCGAACTGGCCGCGATGGGCAGGTACTTGGGCTACGGCCCCGGCCCGGCGACGCCCGGCCCGAACCCGTACAACGGCCACAGCGGCGACATGATCGACGACTACCGGCGCACCACCCGGCGCGCACGCGCGGTGATGGAGGAGCTGTTCTACGGCGGGGTCGTCTGA
- a CDS encoding sulfite exporter TauE/SafE family protein, producing the protein MDTISMISTWEFAALAAAAALVGFSKTAVSGANTVSLAVFAAVLPARESTGVLLPILIVGDTIAVLTYRRHTHWPTLWRLFPAVAAGVAAGAVFMLWADDGAVRVSIGTILLLMAGVTMWRRRQSLEDRPAPEDTLSLKGRVKARSYGVLGGFTTMVANAGGPVMSLYLLSAGFRKLGFLGTSAWFFLIVNISKVPLSVGLGLISARSLLLDALLVLFVLPGAVVGKLCADRINQTVFERLVIGATILGGLQLLLR; encoded by the coding sequence ATGGACACGATCAGCATGATCAGTACCTGGGAATTCGCCGCGCTCGCCGCCGCGGCGGCGCTCGTCGGGTTCTCCAAGACGGCGGTCAGCGGCGCCAATACGGTCAGTCTCGCGGTGTTCGCGGCCGTGCTGCCCGCCCGTGAGTCGACCGGTGTACTGCTGCCGATCCTCATCGTGGGCGACACGATCGCCGTGCTCACCTACCGGCGTCATACGCACTGGCCCACCCTGTGGCGGCTCTTCCCGGCGGTCGCCGCGGGGGTGGCGGCGGGCGCCGTCTTCATGCTGTGGGCCGACGACGGGGCCGTACGTGTCTCCATCGGGACCATCCTCCTCCTGATGGCGGGCGTGACGATGTGGCGGCGGCGTCAGTCGCTGGAGGACAGGCCCGCACCCGAGGACACCCTGTCCCTCAAGGGCCGGGTCAAGGCGCGCTCGTACGGGGTGCTCGGCGGCTTCACCACGATGGTCGCCAACGCGGGCGGTCCCGTCATGTCGCTGTATCTGCTGTCGGCCGGCTTCCGGAAGCTCGGCTTCCTGGGCACGTCCGCCTGGTTCTTCCTGATCGTCAACATCTCGAAGGTGCCGCTGAGTGTGGGCCTCGGCCTCATCAGCGCCCGATCACTGCTGCTGGACGCGCTGCTCGTGCTCTTCGTGCTGCCCGGCGCGGTCGTCGGCAAGCTGTGCGCGGACCGCATCAACCAGACCGTCTTCGAACGCCTGGTGATCGGCGCGACCATCCTGGGCGGCCTTCAACTGCTCCTGCGCTGA
- a CDS encoding winged helix-turn-helix transcriptional regulator — protein MTTRTAAERQADARSAHLVRVAACPANRLLERVGEKWTALVLKELAGGPRRYGDLARTLAGVTPKMLTQTLRRLERDGLVARTVTPAVPVRVEYALTALGQSLMPVLRATADWAERNMDQVEAARRSYDAAQRRSS, from the coding sequence ATGACGACCCGTACCGCGGCCGAGCGGCAGGCAGATGCCCGGAGCGCGCACCTGGTCCGGGTCGCCGCGTGTCCGGCCAACCGGCTGCTGGAGCGCGTCGGCGAGAAGTGGACGGCACTGGTCCTCAAGGAACTGGCCGGCGGACCGCGCCGGTACGGCGACCTCGCCCGTACGCTCGCCGGTGTCACCCCCAAGATGCTCACGCAGACGCTGCGCCGCCTCGAACGCGACGGTCTGGTCGCCCGCACCGTCACCCCCGCCGTACCGGTACGGGTCGAGTACGCGCTCACCGCGCTCGGGCAGAGCCTGATGCCCGTCCTGCGCGCCACGGCGGACTGGGCCGAGCGGAACATGGACCAGGTCGAGGCCGCCCGGCGGTCGTACGACGCCGCTCAGCGCAGGAGCAGTTGA
- a CDS encoding LacI family DNA-binding transcriptional regulator encodes MTARLADIAAQAGVSEATVSRVLNGKPGVATATRESVLAALDVLGYERPVRLRRRSAGLVGLITPELENPIFPALAQVIGQALTRQGYTPVLATQTPGGSTEDELTEMLVDRGVSGIIFVSGLHADTSADMGRYEQLRAQGVPFVLVDGFSPVVKAPFISPDDRAAMRLAVTHLVSLGHRRIGLAVGPKRFVPVLRKIEGFRATMREQLGLAPDEIEELVQHSLYTLEGGQAATTALIGRGCTAVVCASDMMALGAIRAARQLGREVPRDVSVVGFDDSPLIAFTDPPLTTIRKPVPSMGQAAVRTLLEEIGGTPAPQSEFVFMPELVVRGSTASGPVPGPLGNFPEDNGRK; translated from the coding sequence ATGACCGCACGGCTAGCCGACATCGCAGCCCAGGCGGGGGTCAGCGAGGCGACGGTCAGCCGCGTACTGAACGGCAAGCCGGGTGTTGCCACGGCCACCCGTGAGTCCGTTCTCGCCGCGCTCGACGTCCTCGGCTACGAACGCCCGGTGCGACTGCGCCGGCGCAGCGCCGGCCTCGTCGGGCTGATCACGCCCGAGCTGGAGAATCCGATCTTCCCGGCGCTCGCCCAGGTCATCGGCCAGGCTCTGACGCGCCAGGGCTACACCCCCGTGCTCGCCACCCAGACGCCCGGCGGCTCCACCGAGGACGAGCTGACGGAGATGCTGGTCGACCGGGGTGTCTCCGGCATCATCTTCGTCTCCGGGCTGCACGCGGACACCTCGGCGGACATGGGGCGTTACGAGCAACTGCGCGCCCAGGGCGTGCCGTTCGTCCTCGTGGACGGTTTCTCACCGGTCGTCAAGGCGCCGTTCATCTCGCCCGACGACCGGGCGGCGATGCGGCTCGCGGTGACCCACCTGGTCTCGCTCGGCCACCGCCGGATCGGTCTCGCCGTGGGGCCCAAGCGGTTCGTGCCGGTCCTGCGGAAGATCGAGGGGTTCCGCGCCACGATGCGTGAGCAGCTGGGGCTGGCTCCGGACGAGATCGAGGAGTTGGTCCAGCACTCCCTGTACACGCTGGAGGGCGGCCAGGCGGCGACGACGGCGCTCATCGGGCGCGGCTGTACGGCGGTGGTGTGCGCCAGCGACATGATGGCGCTGGGCGCGATCCGCGCCGCGCGGCAGCTCGGCCGGGAGGTGCCGCGCGACGTCTCCGTGGTCGGTTTCGACGACTCTCCGCTCATAGCGTTCACCGATCCCCCGCTGACCACGATCCGCAAGCCGGTGCCGTCGATGGGCCAGGCCGCGGTCCGCACGCTGCTGGAGGAGATCGGCGGCACCCCGGCTCCGCAGAGCGAGTTCGTGTTCATGCCCGAGCTGGTGGTCCGGGGTTCGACGGCCTCGGGTCCGGTGCCCGGTCCCCTGGGGAATTTCCCGGAGGACAACGGCCGGAAGTAG
- a CDS encoding sugar ABC transporter permease: MTETGAGAPPAAPARPAEKVRRRGDRSPVASVGLHATLIVASVVAVFPVLWVLLTSLKPAAYATTTDFFKDTTFENYTKLLADTPFLTWFGNSLLIAGLTTVLGVFTAATTGYAVSRFRFPGKRGLMWTLLITQMFPMAVLIVPLYNIMSSLGLLNQAAGLVITYLTIAVPFCAWMMKGFFDTIPREIDESGMVDGLTPFGTFWRLILPLAKPGLAVTAFYSFITAWGEVAYASAFMVGDENLTLAGGLQKFVNQYGAQWGPMTAASVLIAIPAAIVFLFAQRHLVTGVSAGAVKG, encoded by the coding sequence CTGACCGAGACCGGCGCGGGCGCCCCGCCCGCCGCCCCCGCGCGCCCGGCGGAGAAGGTACGCCGCCGGGGCGACCGCTCGCCCGTCGCCTCCGTCGGCCTGCACGCCACCCTGATCGTGGCGTCCGTCGTGGCGGTCTTCCCCGTGCTGTGGGTACTGCTGACGTCCCTGAAGCCCGCCGCGTACGCGACGACGACGGACTTCTTCAAGGACACGACGTTCGAGAACTACACCAAGCTGCTGGCGGACACACCGTTCCTCACCTGGTTCGGCAACTCGCTGCTGATCGCCGGACTGACCACCGTGCTCGGCGTGTTCACCGCCGCCACCACCGGATACGCCGTCAGCCGCTTCCGCTTCCCCGGCAAACGCGGCCTCATGTGGACCCTGCTCATCACCCAGATGTTCCCGATGGCCGTGCTCATCGTGCCGCTCTACAACATCATGTCGAGCCTCGGCCTGCTCAACCAGGCGGCCGGACTGGTGATCACATACCTCACGATCGCCGTGCCGTTCTGCGCCTGGATGATGAAGGGCTTCTTCGACACCATCCCGCGCGAGATCGACGAGTCCGGCATGGTCGACGGACTCACCCCGTTCGGCACCTTCTGGCGGCTGATCCTGCCGCTCGCCAAACCGGGACTCGCGGTGACCGCGTTCTACTCCTTCATCACCGCCTGGGGCGAGGTGGCGTACGCCTCCGCCTTCATGGTCGGCGACGAGAACCTCACCCTCGCGGGCGGTTTGCAGAAGTTCGTCAACCAGTACGGCGCCCAGTGGGGTCCGATGACGGCGGCGTCCGTGCTCATCGCGATACCCGCCGCGATCGTCTTCCTGTTCGCGCAGCGCCATCTGGTGACCGGTGTCTCCGCCGGTGCCGTGAAGGGCTGA
- a CDS encoding carbohydrate ABC transporter permease: MAVHTGQSAVKAAGDSDVARGRSRGTGKPPGGVRRSAATHWYAWAMVAPVVAVIGVIVGYPLLRGFYLSLTDANERNVERNIGVNHLPATYEFVGLDNYADALTGGQFLATLGWTLVWTVSCVGLTFVLGLALANLLNRRIAGRSAYRMMLILPWAVPGFVSVFAWRFLYNEDRGLLNKLLAGGGIDAVPWLNDPTWAKFSVIAVNIWLGVPFMLVALLGGLQSIPGEMYEAAEMDGAGPWQRFRHITMPGLRSVSTTVVLLSTIWTFNMFPVIFLLTRGGPGEATQILVTQAYKFSFEISPRDFALSSTWGVLILVLLMIFAVVYQRVLRKQGDTW; encoded by the coding sequence ATGGCTGTGCACACCGGCCAGTCGGCGGTGAAGGCCGCGGGTGACTCGGACGTCGCCCGCGGCCGGAGCCGCGGCACTGGCAAACCCCCCGGCGGGGTGCGGCGTTCGGCCGCGACCCACTGGTACGCCTGGGCGATGGTCGCCCCCGTGGTGGCCGTGATCGGCGTGATCGTCGGCTACCCGCTGCTGCGCGGCTTCTATCTGTCGCTGACCGACGCCAACGAACGCAACGTCGAGCGCAACATCGGCGTCAACCACCTCCCCGCCACCTACGAGTTCGTCGGACTCGACAACTACGCCGACGCCCTGACGGGTGGTCAGTTCCTCGCCACCCTCGGCTGGACGCTGGTGTGGACGGTGTCCTGCGTCGGCCTCACCTTCGTTCTCGGCCTCGCCCTCGCGAACCTCCTCAACCGCCGCATCGCGGGCCGCTCCGCCTACCGGATGATGCTCATCCTGCCGTGGGCCGTCCCCGGCTTCGTGTCCGTCTTCGCCTGGCGGTTCCTCTACAACGAGGACCGGGGCCTGCTCAACAAGCTCCTGGCGGGCGGCGGCATCGACGCCGTGCCCTGGCTCAACGACCCCACCTGGGCCAAGTTCTCGGTCATCGCCGTCAACATCTGGCTCGGCGTGCCCTTCATGCTGGTCGCCCTGCTCGGCGGCCTCCAGTCCATCCCGGGCGAGATGTACGAGGCCGCCGAGATGGACGGCGCCGGCCCCTGGCAGCGGTTCCGGCACATCACCATGCCCGGCCTCCGCTCGGTCAGCACGACCGTCGTCCTGCTCAGCACCATCTGGACGTTCAACATGTTCCCGGTGATCTTCCTGCTGACCCGGGGCGGACCCGGTGAGGCCACCCAGATCCTGGTGACCCAGGCGTACAAGTTCTCCTTCGAGATCAGCCCCCGCGACTTCGCCCTGTCGTCCACCTGGGGCGTACTGATCCTCGTACTCCTGATGATCTTCGCCGTGGTCTACCAACGAGTCCTCCGCAAGCAGGGAGATACCTGGTGA
- a CDS encoding extracellular solute-binding protein yields MRRGITATALAATLALAATACGGDEKTEGGSKPGELSGTVTWWDTSTVGSEDKVFKKLAEDFETAHPGVDVKYVNVPFGEAQNKFKNAAQSGSGAPDVIRSEVAWTPEFADLGYLAPLDGTAALKDEKDFVPQAAASTKYDGKTYAVPQVIDSLGIFYNKKLFKDAGVEVPTTIAELKTVSKTIKDKTGKTGMYLRGDDAYWFLSFLYGEGGDLVDADAKTITVDSPAGVKAMEVVKDLVDSGAAKTDATDGWENMQAAFKGGDVAMMINGPWAIADTYAGPQFTDKANLGVAPVPAGSAGQGAPQGGHNLGVYAGSENLDASYAFVEYMSSAESQAKITTELNLLPTRTSVYARPEVAKNEIVGFFKPVVDKAVERPWIPETGSLFAPLVTEYTKVLTGQATPEEGVSTTGDSYRKLLKGWK; encoded by the coding sequence ATGCGACGTGGCATAACGGCCACCGCCCTGGCCGCGACCCTGGCGCTCGCGGCGACCGCCTGCGGCGGCGACGAGAAGACCGAGGGCGGCTCGAAGCCCGGCGAGCTCTCGGGCACGGTCACCTGGTGGGACACCTCGACCGTGGGCAGCGAGGACAAGGTCTTCAAGAAGCTCGCCGAGGACTTCGAGACCGCGCACCCCGGCGTCGACGTCAAGTATGTGAACGTGCCGTTCGGCGAGGCGCAGAACAAGTTCAAGAACGCCGCGCAGTCCGGCTCCGGCGCGCCCGACGTCATCCGCTCCGAGGTCGCCTGGACGCCCGAGTTCGCCGACCTCGGCTACCTCGCGCCGCTGGACGGCACGGCCGCGCTGAAGGACGAGAAGGACTTCGTCCCCCAGGCCGCCGCCTCCACCAAGTACGACGGCAAGACCTATGCCGTCCCGCAGGTCATCGACTCCCTGGGCATCTTCTACAACAAGAAGCTGTTCAAGGACGCCGGGGTGGAAGTCCCCACGACCATCGCCGAGTTGAAGACGGTCTCGAAGACCATCAAGGACAAGACCGGCAAGACCGGCATGTATCTGCGCGGCGACGACGCGTACTGGTTCCTGTCGTTCCTCTACGGCGAGGGCGGCGACCTGGTCGACGCCGACGCCAAGACCATCACCGTCGACAGCCCGGCCGGCGTCAAGGCCATGGAGGTCGTCAAGGACCTCGTGGACTCCGGGGCCGCCAAGACCGACGCGACCGACGGCTGGGAGAACATGCAGGCCGCCTTCAAGGGCGGCGACGTGGCCATGATGATCAACGGCCCGTGGGCGATCGCCGACACCTACGCCGGACCGCAGTTCACCGACAAGGCCAACCTGGGCGTCGCCCCGGTGCCCGCCGGCTCGGCCGGCCAGGGCGCCCCGCAGGGCGGCCACAACCTCGGTGTCTACGCGGGGTCCGAGAACCTCGACGCCTCGTACGCCTTCGTGGAGTACATGTCCTCCGCCGAGTCCCAGGCGAAGATCACCACCGAGCTGAACCTGCTGCCGACCCGTACGTCGGTCTACGCCCGGCCCGAGGTCGCGAAGAACGAGATCGTCGGCTTCTTCAAGCCGGTCGTCGACAAGGCCGTCGAGCGCCCCTGGATCCCGGAGACCGGCAGCCTGTTCGCCCCGCTGGTCACCGAGTACACCAAGGTCCTCACCGGCCAGGCCACCCCGGAGGAGGGCGTCAGCACGACCGGTGACTCCTACCGCAAGCTGCTCAAGGGCTGGAAGTAG
- a CDS encoding NADPH-dependent F420 reductase, which translates to MTTIAVLGSGAVARALAGAWRDAGHEIVVGSRDPRGTVPGAHVTGLPEAARAGGVVVNALPGAVSLKVLGTLAPSLAGKVLIDVANAVETDALGFATAPLFPGGSLTEEIQRALPAVRVVKTLNTMHVSVMAAPHTLRTPPTAFLSGDDPGARRTVAALLADLGWPPEWVTDLGGAETARAPEAFPLMVGSLVRAWGPVPFALSVAR; encoded by the coding sequence ATGACCACCATCGCCGTCCTCGGTTCAGGAGCTGTCGCACGGGCCCTCGCCGGGGCCTGGCGGGACGCCGGCCACGAGATCGTCGTCGGCTCCCGCGACCCGCGCGGAACCGTCCCGGGAGCACACGTCACCGGCCTGCCGGAGGCGGCACGGGCGGGCGGCGTCGTGGTCAACGCCCTGCCCGGCGCGGTCAGTCTCAAGGTCCTCGGGACGCTGGCGCCCTCGCTGGCGGGCAAGGTCCTGATCGACGTCGCGAACGCCGTCGAGACCGACGCCCTGGGGTTCGCGACGGCACCCCTGTTCCCCGGGGGAAGCCTCACCGAGGAGATCCAGCGGGCGCTGCCCGCCGTACGCGTGGTGAAGACCCTCAACACCATGCACGTGTCGGTGATGGCCGCCCCGCACACCCTCAGGACCCCGCCGACGGCCTTCCTGTCCGGCGACGATCCCGGGGCCAGGAGGACCGTCGCCGCGCTGCTGGCCGATCTGGGCTGGCCGCCGGAGTGGGTCACCGACCTCGGCGGCGCGGAGACGGCACGGGCCCCGGAGGCTTTCCCGCTCATGGTGGGAAGCCTGGTCCGGGCCTGGGGCCCGGTGCCGTTCGCGCTGTCGGTCGCCCGCTGA